GCCCTTAAACGCGGGCAGGTCAAGCGAATTATCCTAACTCGTCCAGCAGTGGAAGCTGGCGAGAGTCTAGGATTTCTTCCGGGTGATCTTAAAGAGAAGGTAGATCCTTACCTTCGACCTGTTTATGATGCCTTGTATCAGATTCTGGGAAAAGACCAGACGACTCGTCTCATGGAGCGTGAAATTATCGAGATTGCGCCTCTTGCCTATATGCGTGGACGGACGTTGGATGATGCCTTTGTCATTCTTGATGAGGCGCAAAATACGACCATCATGCAGATGAAGATGTTCTTGACTCGTTTAGGTTTTAATTCTAAGATGATTGTCAATGGAGATATCAGTCAGATTGACCTGCCGCGTAATGTCAAGTCCGGTTTGATTGATGCCCAAGAAAAGCTCAAGAACATTCACCAGATTGACTTTGTTCATTTTTCAGCTAAGGATGTGGTTCGTCATCCTGTTGTCGCTCAGATTATCCGAGCTTATGAACCAGCTCCAATTAAGGTTGAAGAAAAGAACCAAGAGACAGAATAGCAAAAAAGAGCAGTTCAGATGCGAACTGCTTTTAAGTTGCCCTGTATAAAAAGTTGTATGGCTAATTTATTATATACAGAATAATGATGATTCTAATCTGATGTTGGTAAAATTCTAGAAATATTAGTGCTGAAACCACCACATTTAAGTTAACTTATTATAAATTTTATTTTTTCTTAATTTTCTTAGCAATTAATAGGAAAAATTACGATAAATTTTATTGAAATAAAGATTTCAAAATGATAAAATGATATTTGGGTTAGAGTGGGCTTATGTCCAAAATTTGAAAGTACCTAACTCGCTTTCACATCTTAATAGAAAGGAGATATTATGAAAAAAGACAAGTGGTGGCTTCCATTTTTAGCAGTAGGAGTCATCATAGCTTTAGCGGTGGGTTTAATTTATTTCACTAGACCCACTAAGGATGGAGATATAGGAACGTCTTCAGTTTCGCAATCGACTTCAAGTGATGAGAACAATTCAGCTTTGAGTTTAAAAGGTCAACAACTTCCAGAATTTAAAATGACCTCTCAAGATGGAAAATTGATTGCTATCTCGGAACTGTATGATAAACCTATATTAGTTGTCGAATGGGCTAGTTGGTGTCCGCATTGCCAGAAACAACTACCCATTGTTCAGCAGATGTATGAAAGGTATGGAGATCAAATTCATTTTGTTCTTTTGAATATGAACGAACCAGGAAAAGAGACAAAGGAAACTGCTGATCAGTATATCAAAGAAAAAGGATATACTTTCCCGTATTATTATGACGAAGATCAGTCTGCAGCCGATCTTTTACAGGTTCAAACCATACCAAGTATGTATCTTGTGACAAAACAGCAACAGGTAAAGAATGTATTAGTAAATCATACCACTGCTGAAAATTTCTCGAAAGAGTTACAAGAACTGCTAAACTAACATACATTCATTTCGGAAAAAAGGAGGAAGAAGAAATCGCAATAGGATTTCAGAGAAAATTATGAGAGATTTCATTAAAAAGGTCTCCATTCTGTTTACGATTCTGTTTCTCTCTGTGCCATTAGGATTAGCTAGTTTACGTTTCGGTCGTGGTGCGGCTGATGAAACTGAGGTAATTCGAGTAGGAGATAATACGGAAATTATCCAGAATGGATGTTATCGTAAGATAAAGAAATCAGAAAAGACGGAATGGACAGTTCCGCGTAAACCAATTGACTTGGTTATCCTGCAGGATGCCAGTGGATCATTCCGAGAAACGATTCCAAGTGTCAAACGTGCTCTTAAACGGTTGACGACTTATGTTAGCCCAGAACAATACGATGAGACAAATCCTTATCTCGTTAAGACTGACGACCCTCGAACAACTGACCGGGTCTTCGTTGCTTCTTACCAAGGTTTGGATCAGGTGCGTTACTTTGAAAACAATGATTTTAGTGGTAACCCTGCGAACGTATATACTGATGCGAATTCGACTGGAAAAAACTACACCTATGGCAATAGTGGCTTAACAAGCGATCAAAATAAAGTTCATAGCTTCATTGATAATATTGCTGTTGATGGTGGGACCCCAACTGTTCCTGCGATTGATGATACAATCGCTCAGTACAACCGTGTCAAAGGCAATATGGAAAACGGTCGGAAGACGGTCTTCCTCCTGGTAACGGATGGGGTAGCCAACGGTTACCGTCTGCCAGGGACTAACACAGTGGTTATGGACAAGAGCTGGACAAGAACAGATGCTATTCAACGTGCTTGGGGAGTAAATAGCTATCCAGAAGCGGCTCAAGATATTACTGGTCGTGCCAATGAGTTGAGAGATGCTGGTGATCAGCTGAAAGCAGCGGTTGGTTCAGAAGGTTCTGTGGTTGTAGGTTTCTGGGAACGTGTTGATAATTTCACTGAACCATATTATCAATATGGTCCAGCTTATCTAAATGGTTTCGGTAACACTATTAATATTGGGGACAACCGTTCAGTGCAAGCCATCTTCCACGACGCACTTCAATCGATGGCTTCACCAGATAAGGTTGTGAACGGAAAGAACGTTTCCTTCTATGTTAATGAACAGAATAACATTGATGTGTTCTCACAAAAGATTTTAGAATCTGTAGCTGCAGCGTTGATCAAGGAAGACATCAAAGGTGAGTTCACTGTTACACCTGGATATAAGGTTGATGCTGTTCGAATCAATGGTAAGACTGTTGTTGAAAAAGTCACAGATCCATCAAAACAAATTCGTGGTCGAATCAATCAAGAAGGTGACAATGTCACAATCTATGTACCTGATAGTGTCTTCAACCCTGGAGATAACAATTTCGACTATGATTTGAGTAAGGAAGCTCGTGCTCCTGAAACGAATGAAGAGGATGAAGTTGATCCGCCAGCTGATTATAAACCTGTAAACGAAGAAGTTACAGTTCCTGAATTGACGGGTGTCTTCAAGACAGGTGAATTTTCAACTCAAAAAATCGGTGGACGTAATGAAAAAGTTGAAGTTCAAAAACTCGAGTACTGTTTCCCAAGTGTCACGAAGAGAATTACCGACGCAGATAAGAGTAATGACTTGGGAGAAATTGATGACCCGCTTGGTTTGACAAAGAAAAAAGCCTATTCTGCACAATTGTCAGACAAGGCAGAGGAGTTTACCTATACTCTTGATTACAACTTCAATAACGTAGCCTACGAATTTGAAAAGAACGTCATGTTGACAGACCCACTTGACTACCGTTTGGAAGTGGTTGAAAGTTCAGCTACTGGACCAAATGGAGAAAAATGGACCACTCGTGTAGTTAGTCAAGATGATTCAGAAGGCAACCCTCAAAGTGTCGTGGTTGCGGATGTTCCTGCTAAAGGATCCAACTATAATTACTTGGTATTGAAGAAAGCTCAAATGACCATTAAGGTTCGTTTGAAAGAACAATACCGCAATAATCAATCAAGTAAAGAATTCATGGCTCTCCTTCAGGAAAGTAATGGATTTGGTCTCCTAAACCAAGGGAACATCATGTGGAATGGTGATGACAATCAACCAAACCAAGATGCGCATGCCAAGACAGATACCAAACCAAGTACCATTCGCCGTTCAAATCCAGTTTACGTGAAACCGCCAGTAGTAACAGAGATTACGAAGAAGGTTAATGACAAAGAACATGAAGATTTGAAGGCAGAAGAGGAACTCTTTGAGTACAAGGTAACTGCTCCATGGCCAGGTATTGCGGACAACTTTACGCTGACAGATACAGTTGTTCCAGAGTTAGAAGTTCAAGCAGATAGTTTGAATGTAAAACTCGGTGGAAAAGATAACGCTGATTTGAAAGGTGCGACAACTGTTTCAGGTCAAACCGTTTCGTTGACACTAGACAAAACTAATCTTGAAAAAATCACTCGTAAAGTGAATCGCCGTAAG
This window of the Streptococcus sp. D7B5 genome carries:
- a CDS encoding PhoH family protein — its product is MKEHSIDIQLSHPDDLFHLFGSNERHLRLMEEELDVVIHARTEIVQVLGEETACEEARQVIQALMVLVNRGMTVGTPDVVTAISMVKNDEIDKFVALYEEEIIKDNTGKPIRVKTLGQKLYVDSVKQHDVTFGIGPAGTGKTFLAVTLAVTALKRGQVKRIILTRPAVEAGESLGFLPGDLKEKVDPYLRPVYDALYQILGKDQTTRLMEREIIEIAPLAYMRGRTLDDAFVILDEAQNTTIMQMKMFLTRLGFNSKMIVNGDISQIDLPRNVKSGLIDAQEKLKNIHQIDFVHFSAKDVVRHPVVAQIIRAYEPAPIKVEEKNQETE
- a CDS encoding TlpA disulfide reductase family protein, which gives rise to MKKDKWWLPFLAVGVIIALAVGLIYFTRPTKDGDIGTSSVSQSTSSDENNSALSLKGQQLPEFKMTSQDGKLIAISELYDKPILVVEWASWCPHCQKQLPIVQQMYERYGDQIHFVLLNMNEPGKETKETADQYIKEKGYTFPYYYDEDQSAADLLQVQTIPSMYLVTKQQQVKNVLVNHTTAENFSKELQELLN